A single genomic interval of Chlorogloeopsis sp. ULAP01 harbors:
- a CDS encoding J domain-containing protein, with the protein MPQSSESTSTYYTLLGLHPGASPIEIRRAYRELSKRYHPDTTSLPTTVATVKFQQLNEAYATLSNPERRLRYDLKIGYSRFGVIQAPPDLNHPVSYSYDWSKSAYLDASDRPLSAGEIFALFILGLTFLGCLLLAIAIGLTRGEAAFQTQLVEPTPVVVQPQNNQLSQPSNPQ; encoded by the coding sequence ATGCCACAAAGCAGTGAATCTACATCCACCTATTACACCCTGCTAGGACTGCATCCAGGAGCATCGCCAATCGAAATCCGTCGCGCTTATCGGGAATTGAGCAAACGCTATCATCCAGACACTACAAGTTTGCCTACCACCGTTGCCACTGTTAAATTTCAGCAACTCAACGAAGCCTACGCCACCTTGAGCAACCCCGAACGACGCTTAAGATACGACTTAAAAATAGGCTATTCTCGCTTTGGAGTAATTCAAGCACCCCCCGATTTAAACCACCCTGTTTCCTATTCTTACGATTGGTCTAAATCAGCTTACCTCGACGCTAGCGATCGCCCTCTCTCGGCAGGCGAAATTTTTGCTTTGTTTATTTTGGGCTTGACTTTTTTAGGTTGCTTATTGCTTGCGATTGCCATTGGCTTAACTCGTGGTGAAGCCGCTTTCCAAACCCAGTTAGTCGAACCCACTCCTGTTGTCGTACAGCCACAAAACAACCAGCTTTCCCAACCTTCTAACCCTCAATAA
- a CDS encoding DUF3143 domain-containing protein has translation MSLPSADTPLYNHPLPYIEQWLKEQGCQQDENQLHCWRVQRPKWEAEILLDVEQIIVRYISAGENGQDIQRAFKYSLSRQDIEQAVFSGP, from the coding sequence ATGTCGCTTCCTTCTGCTGATACACCGCTATACAACCATCCACTTCCTTATATAGAGCAATGGTTGAAAGAACAAGGCTGTCAACAAGATGAAAACCAATTACACTGCTGGCGTGTGCAGCGACCTAAATGGGAAGCTGAAATTTTACTTGATGTTGAGCAAATTATAGTCAGATATATTAGTGCCGGTGAGAATGGGCAAGATATCCAAAGAGCATTTAAATATTCTCTGAGTCGGCAAGATATTGAACAAGCGGTGTTTTCTGGGCCGTAA
- the dnaK gene encoding molecular chaperone DnaK, with translation MGKVVGIDLGTTNSVVAVMEGGKPVVIANAEGMRTTPSVVGFSKDGERLVGQMARRQTVLNPQNTFFAVKRFIGRKYGELSPESKRIPYTIRKDEIGNIKIVCPRLNKEFAPEEISAMVLKKLAEDASKYLGEPVTGVVLTVPAYFNDSQRQATRDAGRIAGLEVLRILNEPTAASLAYGLDRSDSQTILVFDLGGGTFDVSILDVGDGVFEVKSTSGDTQLGGNEFDKKIVDWLAEQFLEQEGVDLRRERQSLQRLMEAAEKAKIELSSVSVTDINLPFIAATEEGPVHLETRLTRSQFEGLCDDLLGRLRIPVKRALKDASLTPADIDEVVLVGGSTRMPMVQQLVRAMIGREPNQNVNPDEVVAVGAAIQAGILAGEMKDVLLLDVTPLSLGLETIGGVRKVLIPRNTTIPVRRSDIFSTSENNQNTVEIHVIQGEREMAADNKSLGRFKLYGIPPAPRGIPQIQVSFDIDANGILQVTALDRTTGREQSITIQGASTLSEGEIQQAIRDAQKYADVDRQRKEKIEKRTRSEALILQAERQLREVALEFGMGFARTRRQQIDNICRELRESLQQNDDRGIDQAYADLQDALSDLSREVRQYYAEEEDDDLFGAIKDIFTGGDKERESARDTFRDRDYYDRGYDRSYGREYDRDRGYGKNNDRSYGREYDRDRDYGKDSRSPYEDGGYSRKNRPSYQDNWDDDDDWL, from the coding sequence ATGGGCAAGGTAGTCGGCATCGACTTGGGTACAACTAACTCTGTAGTCGCCGTCATGGAGGGAGGCAAGCCGGTGGTGATTGCCAATGCAGAAGGTATGCGCACAACTCCCTCCGTAGTTGGCTTTAGCAAAGACGGCGAACGCTTAGTCGGGCAAATGGCACGGCGGCAAACTGTTCTTAATCCCCAAAATACCTTTTTTGCAGTCAAACGCTTCATTGGGCGCAAGTATGGCGAACTTAGTCCAGAATCAAAGCGAATACCCTATACCATCCGTAAAGATGAAATCGGCAATATAAAAATAGTATGTCCTCGCTTGAATAAAGAGTTCGCCCCCGAAGAAATTTCGGCAATGGTTCTCAAGAAATTAGCAGAAGATGCCAGTAAATATCTAGGTGAACCAGTCACAGGAGTAGTACTTACCGTTCCTGCTTATTTTAATGATTCTCAGCGACAAGCAACACGGGATGCTGGCAGAATTGCGGGGTTAGAAGTGTTGCGGATTCTCAACGAACCTACTGCTGCATCTTTGGCTTACGGTTTGGATCGCTCTGACAGCCAAACAATCTTAGTATTTGATTTGGGTGGTGGCACTTTTGACGTTTCGATTTTGGATGTCGGCGATGGCGTGTTTGAAGTTAAATCCACTAGCGGCGATACCCAACTAGGTGGAAATGAATTTGATAAAAAAATTGTCGATTGGTTAGCAGAACAATTTTTAGAACAAGAAGGAGTAGATTTAAGACGCGAGCGACAATCTTTACAGCGTCTAATGGAAGCCGCCGAAAAGGCAAAAATTGAACTTTCTTCAGTTAGCGTTACTGATATTAATTTACCCTTTATTGCGGCTACAGAAGAAGGACCTGTACACCTGGAAACTCGCTTGACTCGTTCTCAATTTGAAGGGCTGTGCGATGACTTGTTAGGGCGATTGCGTATACCTGTGAAACGAGCGTTAAAAGACGCTAGCTTGACTCCCGCAGATATTGATGAAGTTGTCTTGGTAGGCGGTTCTACACGTATGCCCATGGTACAACAACTAGTACGAGCCATGATTGGTAGAGAACCTAACCAAAATGTCAATCCCGATGAAGTTGTAGCGGTAGGTGCAGCCATTCAAGCAGGCATTCTCGCAGGTGAAATGAAAGATGTCTTGCTGCTAGATGTTACACCTCTTTCTTTGGGATTAGAAACTATTGGTGGCGTGAGAAAAGTACTTATCCCCCGTAACACCACAATCCCTGTTCGCCGTTCTGATATTTTCTCTACATCAGAAAATAACCAAAATACCGTAGAAATTCACGTCATTCAGGGTGAACGGGAAATGGCAGCAGACAATAAATCTTTGGGGCGCTTTAAGCTGTATGGCATTCCCCCCGCTCCTCGTGGTATACCGCAAATACAAGTATCTTTTGATATTGATGCCAATGGAATTTTACAGGTAACGGCTCTAGATAGAACTACAGGCAGAGAGCAAAGTATCACGATTCAAGGAGCTTCTACCTTAAGTGAGGGAGAAATTCAGCAGGCGATTCGGGATGCCCAGAAGTATGCGGATGTAGACAGACAACGTAAAGAAAAAATAGAAAAGCGCACTCGCTCTGAAGCTTTAATTTTACAAGCTGAAAGACAGCTTAGAGAAGTCGCGCTAGAATTTGGCATGGGATTTGCCCGCACTCGACGTCAACAAATTGACAATATCTGCCGAGAATTACGCGAAAGTTTACAGCAAAATGACGATCGCGGCATAGACCAAGCATACGCTGATTTGCAAGATGCTTTATCAGATCTTAGCCGGGAAGTCCGCCAGTATTACGCTGAAGAGGAAGACGATGACTTGTTTGGCGCAATTAAAGACATCTTCACTGGTGGAGATAAAGAACGTGAGTCTGCCAGAGATACATTTCGCGATCGCGATTACTACGATAGAGGCTATGACAGAAGCTATGGCAGAGAATATGACAGAGATAGAGGCTATGGCAAAAACAATGACAGAAGCTATGGCAGAGAATATGACAGAGATAGAGACTATGGCAAAGACAGTCGTTCCCCCTACGAAGACGGTGGTTACTCACGCAAAAATCGTCCCAGCTACCAAGATAATTGGGATGACGACGATGATTGGCTCTAA
- a CDS encoding J domain-containing protein: protein MQNLRNFRDYYEILGVSKQATNEEIKKNYRRLARQYHPDLNPGNKAAEEKFKDIGEAYEILSDPEKRVKYDEFSRYWNQQGFSGKQGQRAKPWGGDNRSNGRATQDVNPGNYADFTTFINEVIGVKVGKNATASSSNTTTADPFRTPRTKVSYSPSQRPSRRDIEARLSLPLEKAYQGGLERIRLEDGRSLEVSMPPGMVTGQTIRLRNQGINGGDLYLKITVEPHPIFKIEGTDVQCQVPITPSEAVLGGQVEAPTLDGLVKMTIPPGVRSGQKLRLVGKGYPTNKGKRGDQLVEIQIVTPKNISQEERELYEKIRQLETFKPRADLFS, encoded by the coding sequence ATGCAAAATTTGCGGAATTTTCGCGATTACTACGAAATTTTGGGAGTATCCAAACAAGCCACTAATGAAGAAATTAAAAAGAATTATCGGCGTTTAGCACGGCAGTATCATCCAGATTTGAACCCAGGAAATAAAGCCGCAGAGGAAAAATTTAAGGATATTGGTGAGGCTTATGAAATCCTTTCCGATCCAGAGAAACGAGTCAAGTACGACGAATTTAGCCGTTACTGGAACCAACAAGGCTTTAGTGGTAAACAAGGGCAACGGGCAAAACCCTGGGGAGGAGATAATCGTTCTAACGGTCGCGCTACACAGGATGTAAATCCTGGTAACTATGCTGATTTTACTACCTTTATAAATGAAGTCATCGGTGTGAAAGTGGGCAAGAATGCTACTGCTAGCTCCAGTAACACTACTACCGCCGATCCATTTCGTACACCTAGAACAAAAGTTTCATATTCCCCCAGCCAACGTCCTAGCCGTCGGGATATCGAAGCGAGACTATCCTTACCCTTGGAAAAAGCTTATCAAGGTGGATTGGAGAGAATTCGCTTAGAAGATGGGCGATCGCTAGAAGTAAGTATGCCCCCAGGAATGGTAACAGGACAAACTATCCGACTGCGAAATCAAGGCATTAATGGTGGCGATTTATACCTAAAAATTACTGTCGAACCTCATCCGATATTCAAAATAGAAGGCACCGATGTTCAATGCCAAGTCCCAATTACTCCCAGTGAAGCAGTCTTGGGAGGGCAGGTAGAAGCACCTACCCTAGATGGGTTGGTAAAAATGACAATTCCCCCTGGAGTCAGATCTGGGCAAAAATTGCGCCTCGTTGGCAAAGGCTACCCCACCAATAAGGGTAAACGCGGTGATCAATTAGTAGAAATTCAAATAGTTACTCCCAAAAATATTAGTCAAGAGGAAAGGGAACTGTACGAAAAAATCCGGCAGCTTGAAACATTTAAACCCCGTGCTGATTTGTTTTCATAA